From Actinomycetota bacterium, the proteins below share one genomic window:
- the purN gene encoding phosphoribosylglycinamide formyltransferase → MSEESEQRVTRLGVLVSGSGTNLQAIIDATRAGTLDAQVAVVISNNADAYGLERARRASISAVWIDKSAYATFSEYNMAIKDELCAHGVDIVVMAGYMRLLGSEVLDWFENRVVNIHPSLLPSFPGASGIEDAFEHGVKVTGVTIHLANENFDEGPIIAQRTVVIEPDDTLESLEARVHEVEHTLYPEALQLLVEGRVVIEGRKTVILPNRV, encoded by the coding sequence ATGAGTGAGGAAAGCGAACAGCGGGTCACGAGGCTCGGAGTGCTGGTCTCGGGCTCGGGAACCAACCTGCAGGCAATCATCGATGCGACCCGGGCCGGTACGCTCGACGCCCAGGTAGCAGTGGTCATCAGCAACAACGCAGACGCGTACGGGCTCGAGCGTGCGCGGCGTGCGAGCATCTCGGCAGTTTGGATCGACAAGAGTGCATACGCCACCTTCAGCGAATACAACATGGCGATCAAGGACGAGCTTTGCGCCCATGGGGTCGACATCGTGGTGATGGCCGGCTACATGCGCCTGCTAGGATCGGAAGTCCTCGATTGGTTCGAGAACCGCGTGGTCAACATCCACCCTTCGCTGCTGCCGTCATTCCCGGGAGCGTCTGGAATCGAGGACGCGTTCGAGCACGGGGTCAAGGTGACCGGTGTGACGATCCACCTCGCCAATGAGAACTTCGACGAGGGCCCGATCATCGCGCAAAGGACGGTCGTCATCGAACCCGACGACACCCTTGAGTCGCTTGAGGCCCGGGTCCACGAAGTCGAGCACACGCTATATCCCGAAGCACTCCAGCTCCTGGTAGAGGGGCGCGTCGTCATCGAGGGCAGGAAGACGGTGATTCTCCCCAACCGAGTTTGA